One region of Seriola aureovittata isolate HTS-2021-v1 ecotype China chromosome 15, ASM2101889v1, whole genome shotgun sequence genomic DNA includes:
- the rfc3 gene encoding replication factor C subunit 3: MSLWVDKYRPTSLGKLDYHKDQAAQLKNLVQCGDFPHLLVYGPSGAGKKTRIMCLLRELYGAGVEKLRIEHQTIVAPSKKKIEINTIASNYHLEVNASDAGNQDRVVIQELIKTVAQSQQIQSSTQREFKVVLLTEVDRLTKDAQHALRRTMEKYMGTCRLILCSNSTSRVIGPIRSRCLAIRVPLPSTEEVCNVLTAVCKKEGLLLPPELAKQISEKSGRNLRKALLMCEACRVQQYPFSVDQDVPETDWEVYLRETANAIVSQQSPQRLMEVRARLYELLTHCIPPEIIMKGLVTELLSNCDGHLKTEVAHMAAYYEHRLQMGNKAIYHLEAFIAKFMAIYKKFMEDGLDAMMF; encoded by the exons gttcAATGTGGCGACTTCCCACACCTGCTGGTGTACGGTCCATCAGGCGCAGGGAAGAAGACCCGCATCATGTGTCTGCTGAGGGAGCTGTATGGAGCCGGAGTGGAGAAGCTCCGCATAGAGCACCAGACCATCGTG GCTCCTTCAAAGAAGAAAATTGAGATCAACACAATTGCCAGCAACTACCACCTGGAAGTCAATGCGAG TGACGCAGGAAACCAGGACCGTGTGGTGATTCAAGAGCTGATTAAAACTGTGGCTCAGTCTCAGCAGATCCAATCCAGCACCCAGAGAGAGTTTAAAG TGGTGTTGCTAACAGAGGTGGACAGACTCACAAAGGATGCCCAGCATGCTTTGCGTCGGACGATGGAAAAATACATGGGCACCTGCCGCCTCATCCTCTGCTCCAACTCCACCTCCAGAGTCATAGGGCCAATTCGGAGCCGTTGTCTGGCTATCAGAGTTCCTCTGCCGAGCACTGAAGAG GTCTGTAATGTTCTGACAGCAGTCTGTAAAAAGGAAGGTTTACTCCTCCCACCTGAGCTGGCCAAGCAAATCAGTGAGAAGTCTGGTCGCAACCTCCGCAAAGCTCTTCTGATGTGTGAGGCCTGCAGAGTGCAGCA GTATCCGTTCTCAGTGGACCAAGACGTCCCAGAGACAGACTGGGAGGTGTACCTAAGAGAAACAGCTAATGCCATTGTCAGCCAGCAGAGCCCTCAGAG GTTGATGGAGGTTCGGGCCAGGCTGTACGAGCTGCTGACCCACTGCATTCCCCCTGAGATCATTATGAAG GGCCTGGTGACAGAGTTGCTGAGTAACTGCGATGGCCATCTGAAGACAGAGGTGGCCCACATGGCAGCTTACTACGAACACAGGCTGCAGATGGGCAACAAAGCTATCTACCACCTGGAGGCATTCATCGCCAAGTTCATGGCCATCTACAAGAAGTTCATGGAGGATGGTCTGGATGCCATGATGTTTTGA